From one Thermomicrobiales bacterium genomic stretch:
- a CDS encoding glutaredoxin family protein produces MTQLRSMLIGRELDVTLYSKPGCELCREAERVIDRVFGKRRVNVVNILDDRVLEDLYVFRIPVLVVDGIEVAEGLITGEQARGARQAAIGARAGR; encoded by the coding sequence TTGACGCAGCTTCGATCGATGTTGATCGGTCGAGAACTTGACGTAACGTTATATAGCAAGCCCGGTTGTGAGCTTTGTCGGGAAGCGGAGCGGGTCATCGATCGTGTCTTTGGCAAGCGGCGTGTCAACGTCGTCAACATTCTCGACGATCGTGTGCTCGAAGATCTGTACGTGTTCCGCATTCCAGTCCTCGTCGTTGACGGGATCGAGGTCGCAGAAGGATTGATCACCGGCGAGCAGGCACGCGGAGCAAGGCAAGCGGCGATTGGGGCGCGAGCAGGTCGATGA
- a CDS encoding glycosyltransferase family 4 protein, whose protein sequence is MRLLHINHRYAPYSGGSEVVIQRISEAFARDGHDVTVVTSDAFDLEYFWDRRRRKIDAPPTEDLGGVRVIRVPVRHLPASPIVFQGSRRLMGELSRVLRPACPFEYVSRIQPWIPGLRDAMRSAGQVDVVLATNLGLESLAVAAHEHARRIGAAFALMPFLHLGPDDSSVARRYVTMPHQLKLLRDADVVMTMTEREREFITGLGVPPGRVVVTGAGVDVDAVTGGDGVGFRNRHQLDGFVVGSLGPPSAEKGTPDLVRAIASLRRAGRDVSLVIAGPPLSGFTRWFESLTPDERAGVRMLGYIDTAERRDLLAAIDTFALTSRTESFGIVYLEAWVNRKPVIAARAGAVPELVRDGETGLLVPYGNPDALARTIGLLMDDEGLRQSLGEHGRQLSESRYTWPDVLRRVERGYLIATERMPPLPEGAE, encoded by the coding sequence ATGCGTCTACTCCACATCAACCATCGGTATGCCCCCTACAGCGGTGGATCGGAAGTAGTCATCCAGCGTATCTCCGAGGCGTTTGCCCGCGATGGCCATGACGTGACAGTCGTCACGTCTGACGCGTTTGACCTTGAATACTTCTGGGATCGCCGCCGGCGGAAGATCGATGCCCCACCGACGGAAGACCTCGGCGGGGTTCGCGTCATTCGGGTTCCAGTTCGACATCTCCCAGCTAGCCCGATCGTCTTCCAGGGTTCGCGGCGGCTGATGGGGGAGCTGTCGCGGGTTCTGCGCCCGGCCTGCCCGTTCGAGTATGTGTCTCGTATCCAGCCGTGGATTCCGGGGCTGCGAGATGCGATGCGATCAGCCGGCCAGGTGGATGTGGTGCTGGCGACGAACCTTGGGCTGGAGAGCCTCGCGGTCGCCGCCCACGAGCATGCCCGTAGAATCGGGGCGGCGTTCGCGCTGATGCCGTTTCTGCACCTCGGTCCTGACGATAGTTCGGTGGCCCGGCGCTACGTCACCATGCCGCACCAGCTGAAGCTGCTCCGAGACGCCGATGTCGTCATGACGATGACGGAGCGCGAGCGTGAGTTCATCACCGGCCTGGGTGTTCCTCCCGGCCGCGTCGTTGTCACTGGCGCGGGCGTGGACGTCGATGCGGTGACTGGTGGCGACGGAGTCGGATTTCGCAACCGCCATCAACTGGACGGCTTCGTAGTTGGATCGCTTGGGCCTCCATCGGCTGAGAAAGGCACGCCGGATCTTGTGCGAGCCATCGCCAGCTTGCGACGGGCCGGCCGCGACGTTAGCCTCGTAATCGCCGGCCCGCCGCTCTCGGGCTTCACGCGCTGGTTCGAGTCGCTGACGCCTGATGAGCGCGCTGGTGTCCGCATGCTTGGCTACATCGATACTGCCGAACGACGCGACTTGCTTGCCGCGATCGACACCTTTGCCCTGACCTCCCGTACGGAGTCCTTTGGTATCGTCTATCTTGAAGCTTGGGTGAATCGGAAGCCTGTTATTGCGGCGAGAGCCGGGGCTGTGCCAGAGCTCGTCCGCGATGGTGAGACTGGCCTGTTGGTCCCGTATGGCAATCCAGATGCTCTTGCCAGAACGATCGGGCTGTTGATGGACGACGAGGGTCTACGGCAGTCGCTCGGGGAACACGGACGGCAGCTCTCTGAGTCGCGATACACGTGGCCAGACGTGTTGCGGCGTGTCGAGCGCGGCTATCTGATCGCCACGGAGCGAATGCCACCATTGCCGGAGGGGGCAGAGTGA
- a CDS encoding glycosyltransferase family 4 protein: protein MNILILHSQVPFVRGGAEVLVEGLRDALIEYGHTADIVALPLGWNPPEKLLTTALAWRLLDATSFNARAVDRVICTKYPTWAVEHPNKALWLIHQHRQAYDLFGAQFSEFGVDTRSRALRERVVDIDRAGIGECRPRYAISRNVAGRLRRYCGIDAQPLYPPVPRSGLRAERYDPFVLSVARLDASKRIDLAIQALAESRSALRLVVVGDGPDAASLRMLVERTGVADRVDFLGRISDDRLRELYNTCRAVYYAPVDEDYGYTTVEALSAAKPVLTTDDAGGVLEFVDHRVDGFVTNADPTSLAESIRAVGDERIARQLGGHGPDRVTALSWDAVIEALAG, encoded by the coding sequence GTGAATATCCTGATTCTTCACAGCCAGGTGCCGTTCGTTCGCGGTGGGGCTGAAGTGCTCGTAGAGGGTCTGCGCGACGCGTTGATCGAGTACGGGCATACCGCAGACATTGTCGCGCTCCCGCTTGGCTGGAATCCTCCTGAGAAGCTGCTTACCACGGCGCTTGCCTGGCGGTTGCTCGATGCCACGTCGTTCAACGCTCGCGCGGTGGACCGTGTCATCTGCACGAAATATCCGACATGGGCCGTCGAGCATCCGAACAAAGCGCTCTGGCTGATCCATCAACACCGTCAGGCATATGATCTCTTCGGCGCTCAATTCAGTGAATTCGGCGTCGACACCCGGTCGCGGGCGCTGCGCGAGAGGGTTGTTGATATCGATCGCGCTGGCATCGGAGAATGTCGACCGCGATACGCGATCAGCCGCAACGTGGCCGGTCGTCTTCGTCGCTACTGTGGCATCGACGCCCAGCCACTCTACCCGCCAGTCCCGCGAAGCGGTTTGCGAGCCGAGCGCTACGATCCGTTTGTACTGAGCGTTGCGCGCCTGGATGCCAGCAAGCGTATCGACCTCGCGATCCAGGCGCTGGCTGAGTCACGATCGGCGTTGCGCCTCGTTGTTGTCGGCGACGGACCGGATGCGGCATCACTGCGAATGCTCGTCGAGAGGACAGGAGTTGCCGACCGCGTCGACTTCCTGGGTCGGATATCGGATGACCGGCTCCGCGAGCTCTACAACACCTGTCGTGCCGTCTACTATGCACCGGTCGATGAGGATTACGGGTACACGACCGTCGAAGCGTTAAGCGCGGCCAAGCCCGTTCTGACGACTGACGACGCTGGTGGGGTCCTCGAATTTGTCGATCATCGCGTCGATGGCTTTGTCACCAACGCCGACCCGACATCTCTAGCCGAATCGATCCGCGCGGTCGGGGACGAGCGCATCGCCCGACAGCTCGGGGGACATGGGCCGGATCGGGTTACGGCACTGTCGTGGGACGCTGTCATCGAGGCGTTAGCAGGATGA
- a CDS encoding Trm112 family protein: MRRAGRLADLPTVYQLGNSGFHRIAFEASLRRPGVAVLHDTVLHHGRLASMLRGRGAGDYRRLMRMLYGDDGERAALDAAAGKIVDLNDFPLVEDIVAGSRLVVVHSDYARHKLLARCPDAAIVRVPMGIPLPHLTDQAAARRLLEIPDSAFVVASVTHVNPFKRLPVVLRAVRMLRHRIPELILVIAGSSAPGIDLARLAHAYGVSDQVRLLGYVGDDVARLVARASDVSVNLRFPSAGETSASLLRLMGAGRPVLVTRDASTVEYPSDAVLPVDVGPFEDELVAELLLLLFGNDELRQSAGNAARRFIEAEHGVGRMAAGYRDAIHLAFGRDFAPVADITSFEPPVVTERGSPTTARAIDPPSAVDRDVARAMTWLGIDDRDDTIQSVSAAMVALRLDRLRDERKVDPRMTDTSLIRTELLEILACPACKARVRLEDEELTCEGCGRRYPIEDGIPIMLIEAAK; the protein is encoded by the coding sequence ATGCGTCGTGCAGGGCGTCTTGCCGATCTTCCAACGGTGTACCAACTCGGCAACAGCGGCTTTCACCGTATCGCATTCGAGGCTTCCCTTCGCCGGCCGGGCGTCGCTGTTCTCCACGATACCGTCCTGCACCACGGGCGATTGGCGTCGATGTTGCGCGGCCGCGGAGCCGGCGACTATCGGCGGCTGATGCGCATGCTCTATGGAGATGACGGAGAACGCGCCGCGCTTGACGCAGCAGCCGGAAAGATCGTGGATCTGAACGACTTCCCGCTGGTCGAGGATATCGTTGCCGGTTCGCGTCTGGTCGTCGTCCATTCTGACTACGCACGGCACAAGTTGCTGGCGCGATGCCCGGATGCGGCGATCGTTCGTGTCCCGATGGGTATCCCGCTGCCTCACCTGACAGATCAGGCGGCAGCGCGTCGGTTGCTTGAAATTCCCGACAGCGCGTTTGTCGTCGCCTCCGTCACTCATGTGAATCCATTCAAGCGGCTACCGGTGGTGTTGCGCGCGGTTCGGATGCTGCGGCATCGGATTCCGGAGCTGATTCTGGTTATCGCCGGATCATCGGCGCCTGGGATCGATCTTGCGCGACTGGCTCACGCCTATGGCGTCAGCGATCAGGTTCGATTACTGGGTTACGTCGGCGATGACGTCGCGCGATTGGTTGCGCGAGCATCCGACGTCAGTGTCAACCTGAGATTCCCCAGCGCAGGGGAGACATCAGCGAGCCTCTTGCGGCTGATGGGGGCTGGCCGGCCAGTGCTTGTGACCCGGGATGCATCGACAGTTGAGTACCCATCCGACGCTGTGCTGCCTGTCGATGTCGGACCATTCGAAGATGAGCTGGTGGCAGAGCTACTCCTTCTGCTGTTTGGAAACGACGAGTTGCGTCAGTCTGCTGGAAATGCTGCACGGCGATTCATCGAGGCAGAGCACGGCGTCGGCCGAATGGCGGCCGGATACCGCGATGCGATCCATCTCGCGTTCGGGCGCGATTTCGCGCCTGTAGCCGATATCACGTCGTTCGAGCCACCGGTGGTGACTGAGCGTGGCAGTCCCACGACAGCGCGGGCGATCGACCCGCCCTCGGCTGTCGACCGGGATGTTGCGCGGGCGATGACATGGCTGGGGATTGACGATCGCGATGATACGATCCAATCTGTGTCCGCAGCGATGGTGGCGCTGCGGTTAGATCGGCTCCGCGACGAGCGAAAGGTGGATCCGAGGATGACAGACACCTCGCTGATTCGTACCGAACTGCTGGAGATCCTCGCATGCCCCGCCTGCAAGGCGAGAGTGCGCCTGGAGGACGAAGAGTTGACCTGCGAAGGCTGCGGCCGGCGCTATCCAATCGAGGATGGGATCCCGATCATGTTGATCGAGGCAGCAAAATAG